The stretch of DNA CGAAGGCGCGGAACTGCGCTCGCCCATGGCCGTTGCCATGCTCGGGGGAACGCTGTCTTCGACGTTCCTGACCCTCATCGTGATTCCGCTGTTCTACATTCTGCTTACCCGCGTTTCAGAAAAGATCTTCGGCCCGGAAGAGGAAGAGAGCGACGAAAAAGCCGGGGTGAGCGATACGCCCCCCGAAATGGAAGAAGAGAAAGACTGACATGGGGCTTCCGTCATTTTCCATTCACAGGCCGGTGTTGACGATCATGATCTTCGTGATCGGCATCCTGCTGGGCGTGATCTCGCTGACCCGGCTTCCGGTCGAACTCTACCAGGGCGGCAACCAGGGCATTATCAGCATCATCGTGCGCGCGCGCGGCGGCCTGCCTCCGCCGGAGGTCGAAAAGTCCATCACCAAGCCCGTCGAAGAAGCCGTGGCGACAGTCAGCCACCTGAAGAACCTGTACTCCTCCTCGCGTGAAGCCGAATCGCGCGTGACGCTCGAATTCGATACCGGCACGAACATGAACTTCGCGGCTCTGGAAATCCGCGAAAAGTTTTCGCGCGTGAAGCCGCTGCTTCCGAAAGAAATCGAAAAGCCCGTCATCGCCAACTACGACGACGCGCAGTCGGCCGTCTTCATTTTCGCGCTGACCTCCAACACGCTTTCGCCCGAAGACATCCGCCAGAAAGTGGAGCTGGAACTCAAGCCCGTCGTCGCGCGCGTTGACGGTGTGGCCAGCGTGGAAGTCTACGGCGGCCGCGAGCGGAAGATTCTAGTCGAGGTCGACCGCGACAAGCTGGCCATCTACAACATCTCGATCGAGAAGATCATGGACATCCTGGGGCAGGCGAACGTGAACCTGCTTTCCGGCACCGTGGACAAAGGCAAATACGAATTCGCGGTGCGCAGCATGGGCGCTTTCGAGAATGTGGAAGAAATCGGTGAGCTCGGCGTGCAGGCCACGCGCCAGGGATCCATCGTGCCCTTGAAAGAACTGGCCACGGTGAAAGACGCGTACATGGAACCGGAAGACGCGGCGCGCCTCAACCTCGAGCAGAATGTGACGGTCTACGTCAAGAAGACCAGCCTTGCCAACACCATCCCCGTCGTGCACAACTGCATCCGCGTGCTCGATGAATTCAAGCAGAAGAACAAAGAGACGCTCGACGTCGTCATCGTTTCCGACAAAGCCAAGACGATCGTGCGCGCGATCCATGACGTCCGCGACTCCATGTTCCTTGGCATCGTGTTGACGATCATCATGATCTACGTGGCGCTGCGGCAAATCGTCCTCGCGATCATCATTTCCGTCGCGATCCCGTGCTCGGTGATCATCACGTTTGCCGTCATGGGCGCGCTCGGTTTCAGCTTGAACGTCATGACGCTTTCCGGCCTCGCGCTCGCCATCGGCATCATGGTCGACAGCGCGGTCGTCGTCATGGAAAACACGTTCGTGAAAAAAGAAAAAGGAATGGGCGACGGGCAGGCCATACGCGAAGCCGCCGAAGAAGTGTGGCTGCCTCTTTTGTCGTCGCTCATCACGACCTGCATCGTGTTCGTGCCGATCACCTTCATCGACAAGAAAATCCAGGAGACCTATTCCGGTTTCGCGCTCACGGTGACGTCGTCGCTCATCATTTCCTTTTTCGTGGCGCTCATGCTGATTCCCGTCATGCTCATGCAATGGGGGCGTGGACGCATCAAAGTCGAGAAGAGGGAGCCCGGCCAGGAGCGCAGCGGCCTGCAGCGTACGTATGCGGGCATCATGAAGTTTAATCTCATGTTCCGTTATCCGGTGGCCGCCGCGACGATTGCGCTGTTCTGTCTGGCCAGCTACAACATCGTCACGCGCGATATCGACTTTCCCACGACGCTCGAAGAAAACGAATTCCAGGTCATCATCTTTCCGCTGGCCGGAGCGCGCCTGGAGGCCAACGACGAGGCCGTAACCAAGGTGGAAGAGCTCATCCACAAGGTCCCGGACGTGGACATGATCTCGTCCACGGTGAGAAAGGACGACGTCCGCGTTTTCGTCCGGCTGAAGCCCAAGGAAGAAAGGCAGTATTCGAAAGAAGAAATCATGCAGATGATCGACGAGAAAGGCAATGAACTGGTCAAGGAGATCCACGACGATTACAGTTTGATTCTGGACGAAGGCGCGTCGTCTTCCGAGCAGAAAAAACTGGTCGTGAACATCTTCGGCTACGAGAACGACGTGCTGGAAAAGCTGGCGCGCGAATTCGCCAACCGCATGTCGAAGGTGGACGGCCTGGTCAACGTGGTCATGACCGACCTGCGCAAACGCCCGGAATATTCGCTGGTGATCGACAAGGGACGCGCGGCCATCTACGGGCTGACCGTGAAAAATGTGGCGGATTCGGTTCATGCCCTTGTCCGCGGCATGCGGCCCACTAAATTTCACGAACTGACCAACGGCCAGGAGATCGAGACCATCACGCGCCTGCAGGCCATCTACCGGCAAAAGATCGAAGACCTGAAGCTGATCTACATTGCGAGTCCCAAAGACGGCCATCAGATTCCGCTGGGCGAGATCGCGTCTTTTTACGCGACGACCGGGCCTCAGACCATCGACCGCAAAGACAAATACCGCTACGTGTTCGTGAAAGGGGACTGCAAAACGGCGCTCGAAACTGTGGCCAAGCAGGTCCAGGAAGCCGTCAAAGATGTGCCGCTGCCGGACGATTATTATTGGAGGTTCGGCGGCAGCTATGAAGAGCTGGTCGGAGGAAAGTCGGACATGAACGTCGCGCTCATTCTCACGGTGGCGCTTGTCTACATGGTGCTGGCCTGCACCTTTGAGAGTTATTTTTTGCCCGCGATCCTCATGCTCTCGGTCCCGATGGCGAGTATCGGCATCTGGCTCGCGCTCACGATCGGGAGAAAGCCGCTCAGCCAGCCGGTGTTCATCGGCATGATTCTTCTGGCGGGGTACGTGGTCAATGCTTCCATTATGATGGTCGATGCCATGAAGGCGCTCATGGCGCAAAAAGGAATGTCGCGCAGGGAAGCGCTCATCGAAGCGGGCTGCGACCGCATCCGCCCGATCATGATGACAACGACGTCCACGATCCTGGGGTTCGTTCCCATGGCGATCAGTTCGAGCGAATCGAGCAATCTCTGGTCGCCGCTGGCCGTCACCGTGATCGGCGGGCTGCTCAGCTCGACCATCCTGACGCTTTTCATCATGCCTAATTTTATTTTAATTTCTGACGACTTCGGCGTGCTCGTGAGAGGGACTTTTGGAATCGCGATGAAGACGATCGAGACCGCGAAGAGCCTTGTGTTTGCGAAAATCATGAGAAAAAATACCTAACGGCACTTTTAAAATACCTTAGGAGACTTTATGGAAAATCAAGAGAACACCCACGTGACGGAAAAAACGGCGGCGAAAACGCGCCGCCGCGCCCGCAACATCCTGATCCACAAACCCATGCAGCGCGAATTTACTTTCGTGATGATCTCGCTTCTCATGGTTTCGACGCTCGCGATCGCGTTCGTCATCCATCAGACGATCCACGACGCCGCGTTCGGGGGAGGATTCCAGTTCGGAAAAATCAACCCGTACGAGGTTTTGTCGGACGTGAGCTACCAGCTCATGATCCGCGTGAGCGCGATTTTGTTCGTCACGCTCGTTATCATCGGGGTCTTCGGAATTTTCTTCCTGCACCGCGTGGCCGGGCCCGTGTACCGGTTCCGCCAGATCTTCGTGAAGATCAATGACGGCGAATATCCGAAATACGTGCGCTTGCGCGAAGGCGACTTCTTCAACGAAACTGCGTCCGAGATCAACCGGCTCGTGCATCGGCTGCGTTTCGAATACGATCGTGACAAACAGATCAAGACGAAAGTCAGCCTGATGCTCGACGTTGCCGAATCGTCCAACCCTTCGGTCAAGAAAACCTTGAACGAATTGAAGGAAATGATGGAGCAGCAGCCGCCCGATTTGCCCGAAAAGTCATCGGGGAAAGATTAGCGTTAAAGCGCTGTGAGAAACAAAACAGATTAATAAGATCCAATTTATAGCAATAAAAATCATGACGCCTTCCGCAGCTTTTGTCATTCCAGTCCTTGACACTGTAAAGGTTTTCGCCTAAAATTCCGTTACTAATTTCGCGTTTTTTTTCAGCTTCGTAAAAATAACCTTGACAGTTTCCCAGCGGTTAGTAAAATCTCCGTTTACCCCGACAAGACGGGACTGTCTTTTTTTCTGTTTACTTCACTTCAGCGTTTTGCTGGGGTAGCTCAGTTGGTAGAGCACGTCCTTGGTAAGGACGAGGTCACGGGTTCAATCCCCGTCTCCAGCTGACTTCTTCATGTTCATTGAAGATACCCCAGTCGCGAAGCAAATGTCAGGCAAAATGTTTTGCGCTTTGCTGATCCAAGCGGCGCCGACTAACAAGCAGCAATAGAGCGAGGAGAAATACCATGGCAAAGGATAAATTCGAGAGATCTAAACCGCACGTGAACGTCGGAACCATTGGACACGTTGACCATGGTAAAACGACCCTTACCTGCGCTCTGACCAAAGTGCTTGCCGCTAAAGGTATGGCCGAAGTGAAAGAATATGCGGACATTGCCAAGGGCGGAACGGTCCGCGATGCTTCGAAAATCGTGACCATCGCCGTTTCCCACGTGGAATATTCCTCCGACAAGCGCCATTATGCGCACGTCGACTGCCCGGGACACGCCGACTACATTAAGAACATGATCACCGGCGCCGCGCAGATGGACGGCGCTATTCTCGTGGTATCGGCCGTTGACGGCCCGATGCCGCAGACTCGCGAGCATATTCTCCTCGCCCGCCAGGTCGGTGTTCCCGCCATTGTCGTTTTCCTCAACAAGATTGACCTCGTCGATGATACAGAACTTCTGGACCTCGTCGAACTCGAAGTCCGCGAGCTTCTGAACAAGTACCAGTTCCCCGGTGACTCGATTCCCGTCATCCGCGGCTCCAGCCTTCCGGCTGTCCAGAATCCGACGGATGAGAAGGCCAATGCCTGCATCATGGCCCTTGTGAAGGCCCTCGACGACAGCATTCCCGAACCCAAGCGTGACATCGATAAGCCCTTCCTGATGTCGGTCGAAGACGTGTTCTCGATCTCCGGCCGTGGTACGGTCGGTACGGGCCGTGTCGAACGCGGCCGTGTGAAGGTCGGCGAAGACGTCGAAATCATCGGTCTGCGTGAAGCGTCGATGAAGTCGACCGTCACGGGTATCGAAATGTTCCGCAAGCTGCTCGATGAAGGCGTCGCCGGCGACAACCTCGGCGTGCTCCTCCGCGGCGTGGAAAAAGAACAGCTCGAACGCGGCATGGTCATTGCGAAGCCGGGTTCCGTGAAGCCGCACAAGAAGTTCAAGGCTTCCATTTACGTGTTGAGCAAGGAAGAAGGCGGACGTCATACACCGTTTTTCAACGGTTACCGCCCCCAGTTTTATTTTCGTACAACCGACGTCACCGGTATCGTGAAGCTCCCTGCTGGCACCGAAATGGTCATGCCGGGCGATAACGTTAACGTTGAAGCCGAGTTGATCATGCCGGTCGCCATGGAAAAGGAACTGCGCTTCGCTGTTCGCGAAGGCGGCAAGACCGTGGGCGCCGGTGTCGTCAGTGAGATCTTAGATTAAGTCTGTCTTAGGCGTGTTTTCCCGGTTTTATCTCACGCATGGCGAGCTTGTCTGTTGCAGGGTGTTTACCTCGCCGTAAGAAATCCTGCAACTCTCAACGTACGACAAATCAGGATTATCTGCTGGTGCGGGTTTTTGCAGCGCATCGAGGGATGTCTTTCGGCGTTTAGGCAGAGACATTCCGGGCTCATTTTGCTCTGATGCAGATTGCTGGAGGCCTGTAGCTCGAACTGGCTAGAGCGGCGGTCTCCAAAACCGCATGTTGCAGGTTCGAATCCTGCCAGGCCTGCCAGTATAAAAGCTGCAGTGCGGGGCGCAGAAGTTTGAATGTGGGGCAGGATTCGAAGGGAGCACCAGTTTTCAAACGTGACATACGTCACGGTTGATGGTGCGGGCGGTTACCGGCAAAGCCGAAACCGAATCCTGCCAGGCCGTCGCTGAAAGCGACGTTTAAGTCCCGGCGTAGCCGGTAATAAATCCCGTCGTCGTAGACGACGGCAAAAAGTAAAACTGGGAAAGCAAGAAAACGATGTTCGGCAAAGTCGGCAATTTCGTCCAGGAAACAAGACAAGAGCTCAATAAAGTCACGTGGCCTAGCCGCTCCGAACTGATCCAGGCCACCGTGGTCGTTATCATTACGACCTTTATCATGGCTCTCTACATCGGCGTGATCGATTTTTTTCTTTCCAGTTTCATGAGGCTCTTGGCTAGGTGAAAACAGTGGCAGAAGCAAAATGGTATGTAGTGCACACCCAGACCGGCGTTGAGGCGCGGGTGAAGGCTTCCCTGGAAGCCAGGGCGGAAACCTCGGGGATGAAGAAGTTCATCCATCAGGTCCTGATTCCGACGGAAAAGGTCAGCGAAGTCAAGGAAGGGAAGAAGCGCATCAGCGAGCGCAAATTTTTCCCCGGCTACATCCTGATTCAGATGGAGCTAAATGACGACAGCTGGTATCTCGTGCGCAATACCCCGGGCATTTCCGGGTTTGTGGGCTCCGGCAAGACGCCGCTGCCGCTTTCCGAGCATGACGTGGATCAGATCCTCCGTCAGCAGGAAGAAAAGACTTCGAAGCCGAAGCCGAAAGTCGATTTCGCGCTCGGCGAGAACGTGCGGGTCAAAGAAGGCTCGTTCGCGAATTTTAACGGCACCATCGAAGAAGTGAATCCTAACCGCGGCAAACTTCGCGTATCGGTCAATATTTTCGGCCGGGCAACGCCCGTCGAGCTGGAATATTGGCAGGTCGAAAAAATCTAGTTTAAGGGAAGATCATGGCAAAGGAAGTCACAGCGAAAATCAAGTTGCAGGTTACGGGCGGCCAGGCCAACCCCGCGCCCCCGATCGGTCCCGCGCTCGGCCAGCACGGCGTTAACATCATGGAATTCTGCAAGCAGTTCAACGAGCGCACGAAGGACAAGCAGGGCACGGTCCTTCCCGTTGTCATCACCGTCTATAAAGACAAATCGTTCACTTTCATTCTCAAGTCGCCTCCGGTTGCCGTGGCGCTCAAAAAGGCCGCGGGCCTTGCGAAGGCCTCGTCGGAACCGGGACGCAACATCATCGGTAAAGTCACGCGTGAGGATGTGCTCACGATCGCGCGCGGCAAAATGGCCGACCTCAACACGGCGAAGATCGAATCCGCCGTCAGGATTGTCGAAGGCACGGCCCGCAGCATGGGCCTGCAGGTCGTCGACAAGAAATAATTCTACGGAGTCTATCGTGCCGAACAAGAGAAGCAAACGTTATCAGGTCAGGGCGAAGGTCGCCGAGCGCGGCGTGCAGTATAACCTCGAAGACGCGGTGGGCCGCCTGAAAAAGGTGCCGCCCGCGAAGTTCGACGAAACCGTCTCCCTGAATTTCCAGCTCGGCATCAAGCCGGACCAGAACGACCAGCAGATCCGCGGCGCGGTGAGCCTGCCGCACGGCTCGGGCAAAGACGTCCGCGTCGTCGTGTTCTGCAAGGGCGAAGAGGCGCGCAAGGCGGAAGCCGCCGGCGCTTCGGTGGTCGGCGCGGAAGACCTCGTTCAGAAAGTTCTCGGCGGCTGGCTGGATTTCGACGCCGTCGTCGCGCACCCGGACATGATGCGTGAAGTTTCCAAGCTCGGCCGCGTGCTTGGACCCCGCGGCCTCATGCCGACGCCGAAGACCGGCACCGTGACGCCGGATGTCGGCCGCGCCGTGAAAGAACTCAAGACCGGCCGCGTGGAATTCAAGAACGACAAGACCGCCGGCGTGCATGTTGTTTGCGGCAAGCTTTCGTTTTCCGAAGATGCTCTGAAAGAAAATATCCGTGCCGTGGTCAAGGCCATCCGTGATGCGAAGCCGGCCACGAGCAAAGGCGAATATCTCAAGGCGGTGAACGTGGCCCCGACTCATGGCCCGGGTCTCCGCCTGGTAACCGGATCTCTGTGAGGAATTTATGCCATCCGTCGTGAAAGAGCTGATGATGAAGGAAATGAAGCAGGGATTCGAGAAGAATTCTTATGCTTTCGTTTCCAGCCTGGGAAAAGTGACCGTCGCCGACATCGCGGATTACCGCCGCAGCATCGAAAAGGTGGCGAGCCGTTCTTTGATGGTCAAGCACACGTTCGCCCGCAAGATTTTCCAGGAAATGAAGTACGAAGGGGCGGAAAAACTTTTGAATGGCTCTGTCCTGGTGACTTTTGGAAATAAGGACCCGCAGGTTATTTCCAAGGCCATCGTGGATTTCTGCAAGACGAACAACAAGTTCAATGCAGCCGGGGTCATTTTTGAAAGCAAAGTCTACGATCAGGAATTCATGAAGCAGCTTGCCGCGCTGCCTTCGCGCAAAGAACTTTTGACGCAGGTCGTTGTTCGCGTCAAATCGCCGATTTCGGGATTCGTGATGACGCTTTCGGCCGTGATGCGCGGTTTCGTCGTGGCGCTGAATGAAGTGAAGAAAAAGCGGGAAGCAGCGCCGGCGGCGGCGTAAAAAATATTTTATCGAGGAGGAGTGAGTCATGTCAGATCAAGCGGTTCAGGAAGTAGAAGCGAAAGAAAAGAAAGCGGGTGTCAACGTGTCTGAGAAACTGCAGGGTGTGCTCAAAACGATCGAAGAGCTGACGGTGCTCGAGCTCGCGGACCTCGTCCGTGCCCTTGAAGAGAAGTTTGGCGTCAGTGCGGCGGCGGCGGTTGCTGTTGCGGCTCCGGCTGGGGGCGGCGGTGCGGCGGCTGGCGGTGCGGCGGCGGCTGAAGAGAAGGAAGATTACACGGTCATTCTTAAGGACGGCGGAGCGAAGAAGATCCAGGTCATTAAGGAAATCCGTGCTCTTACCAATCTCGGTCTGAAAGAAGCCAAGGATCTCGTCGAAGGCGCGCCGAAGACGGTTAAGGAAGGCGTGAAGAAGGACGAGGCCGAAAAGATTAAGAAAATTCTCGAAGAACAGGGTGCGAAGGTTGAGCTTAAGTAAGAACTTTTCCGCGGCAGAACTCATGAAGGGTTCCCGCGCTGAAAGTGTTCTTGTATTCAACTTCACTCTGGAGGCTATCGCCCTATGATTCCTGTGACGGAAAGAAAAAACTTCACCAAGATCCACGATAGGATGGACATCCCGAATCTCGTCGAGATTCAGGTGGAATCCTATGAGAAGTTTCTGCAGACGGACAGCTCCAAGCGTAAGCGGAAACGGCAGGGCCTGGAAGCGGCTTTTCAGGAATGCTTCCCGATCGAAAGCGTGGACGGCACGTGCCGCCTCGAATACACCGGCTATGCCCTCGGCAAG from Verrucomicrobiia bacterium encodes:
- a CDS encoding efflux RND transporter permease subunit yields the protein MGLPSFSIHRPVLTIMIFVIGILLGVISLTRLPVELYQGGNQGIISIIVRARGGLPPPEVEKSITKPVEEAVATVSHLKNLYSSSREAESRVTLEFDTGTNMNFAALEIREKFSRVKPLLPKEIEKPVIANYDDAQSAVFIFALTSNTLSPEDIRQKVELELKPVVARVDGVASVEVYGGRERKILVEVDRDKLAIYNISIEKIMDILGQANVNLLSGTVDKGKYEFAVRSMGAFENVEEIGELGVQATRQGSIVPLKELATVKDAYMEPEDAARLNLEQNVTVYVKKTSLANTIPVVHNCIRVLDEFKQKNKETLDVVIVSDKAKTIVRAIHDVRDSMFLGIVLTIIMIYVALRQIVLAIIISVAIPCSVIITFAVMGALGFSLNVMTLSGLALAIGIMVDSAVVVMENTFVKKEKGMGDGQAIREAAEEVWLPLLSSLITTCIVFVPITFIDKKIQETYSGFALTVTSSLIISFFVALMLIPVMLMQWGRGRIKVEKREPGQERSGLQRTYAGIMKFNLMFRYPVAAATIALFCLASYNIVTRDIDFPTTLEENEFQVIIFPLAGARLEANDEAVTKVEELIHKVPDVDMISSTVRKDDVRVFVRLKPKEERQYSKEEIMQMIDEKGNELVKEIHDDYSLILDEGASSSEQKKLVVNIFGYENDVLEKLAREFANRMSKVDGLVNVVMTDLRKRPEYSLVIDKGRAAIYGLTVKNVADSVHALVRGMRPTKFHELTNGQEIETITRLQAIYRQKIEDLKLIYIASPKDGHQIPLGEIASFYATTGPQTIDRKDKYRYVFVKGDCKTALETVAKQVQEAVKDVPLPDDYYWRFGGSYEELVGGKSDMNVALILTVALVYMVLACTFESYFLPAILMLSVPMASIGIWLALTIGRKPLSQPVFIGMILLAGYVVNASIMMVDAMKALMAQKGMSRREALIEAGCDRIRPIMMTTTSTILGFVPMAISSSESSNLWSPLAVTVIGGLLSSTILTLFIMPNFILISDDFGVLVRGTFGIAMKTIETAKSLVFAKIMRKNT
- the tuf gene encoding elongation factor Tu, which codes for MAKDKFERSKPHVNVGTIGHVDHGKTTLTCALTKVLAAKGMAEVKEYADIAKGGTVRDASKIVTIAVSHVEYSSDKRHYAHVDCPGHADYIKNMITGAAQMDGAILVVSAVDGPMPQTREHILLARQVGVPAIVVFLNKIDLVDDTELLDLVELEVRELLNKYQFPGDSIPVIRGSSLPAVQNPTDEKANACIMALVKALDDSIPEPKRDIDKPFLMSVEDVFSISGRGTVGTGRVERGRVKVGEDVEIIGLREASMKSTVTGIEMFRKLLDEGVAGDNLGVLLRGVEKEQLERGMVIAKPGSVKPHKKFKASIYVLSKEEGGRHTPFFNGYRPQFYFRTTDVTGIVKLPAGTEMVMPGDNVNVEAELIMPVAMEKELRFAVREGGKTVGAGVVSEILD
- the secE gene encoding preprotein translocase subunit SecE — encoded protein: MFGKVGNFVQETRQELNKVTWPSRSELIQATVVVIITTFIMALYIGVIDFFLSSFMRLLAR
- the nusG gene encoding transcription termination/antitermination protein NusG; the encoded protein is MAEAKWYVVHTQTGVEARVKASLEARAETSGMKKFIHQVLIPTEKVSEVKEGKKRISERKFFPGYILIQMELNDDSWYLVRNTPGISGFVGSGKTPLPLSEHDVDQILRQQEEKTSKPKPKVDFALGENVRVKEGSFANFNGTIEEVNPNRGKLRVSVNIFGRATPVELEYWQVEKI
- the rplK gene encoding 50S ribosomal protein L11 → MAKEVTAKIKLQVTGGQANPAPPIGPALGQHGVNIMEFCKQFNERTKDKQGTVLPVVITVYKDKSFTFILKSPPVAVALKKAAGLAKASSEPGRNIIGKVTREDVLTIARGKMADLNTAKIESAVRIVEGTARSMGLQVVDKK
- the rplA gene encoding 50S ribosomal protein L1, producing MPNKRSKRYQVRAKVAERGVQYNLEDAVGRLKKVPPAKFDETVSLNFQLGIKPDQNDQQIRGAVSLPHGSGKDVRVVVFCKGEEARKAEAAGASVVGAEDLVQKVLGGWLDFDAVVAHPDMMREVSKLGRVLGPRGLMPTPKTGTVTPDVGRAVKELKTGRVEFKNDKTAGVHVVCGKLSFSEDALKENIRAVVKAIRDAKPATSKGEYLKAVNVAPTHGPGLRLVTGSL
- the rplJ gene encoding 50S ribosomal protein L10; translation: MPSVVKELMMKEMKQGFEKNSYAFVSSLGKVTVADIADYRRSIEKVASRSLMVKHTFARKIFQEMKYEGAEKLLNGSVLVTFGNKDPQVISKAIVDFCKTNNKFNAAGVIFESKVYDQEFMKQLAALPSRKELLTQVVVRVKSPISGFVMTLSAVMRGFVVALNEVKKKREAAPAAA
- the rplL gene encoding 50S ribosomal protein L7/L12 — its product is MSDQAVQEVEAKEKKAGVNVSEKLQGVLKTIEELTVLELADLVRALEEKFGVSAAAAVAVAAPAGGGGAAAGGAAAAEEKEDYTVILKDGGAKKIQVIKEIRALTNLGLKEAKDLVEGAPKTVKEGVKKDEAEKIKKILEEQGAKVELK